In one window of Brassica rapa cultivar Chiifu-401-42 chromosome A07, CAAS_Brap_v3.01, whole genome shotgun sequence DNA:
- the LOC103831635 gene encoding multicopper oxidase LPR2, translating to MGFVLCRKTMTRVMLLLIVTMTWFVAGDAGGTKPEERLFNIEKLEMFVDKLPHIPTLHGFHIVNGVLKPKSLQIGMFFKKWKFHRDLPATPVFAYGVSKHKATVPGPTIEAVYGVSTYVTWRNHLPSSHILPWDPTISPAIAKRGGIPTVVHLHGGIHEPSSDGNADSWFTAGFKETGTKWTKPTYHYVNKQQPGNMWYHDHAAGLTRVNLLAGLLGAYILRHSSVETPLNLPTGREFDRPLIVFDRSFRKDGSIYMNATGNNPTIHPQWQPEYFGDAIVVNGKAWPRLTVRRRKYRFRIINASNARFFRFFFSNGLDFIVIGSDSAYLAKPVSTKSVLLAPSEIVDVVVDFSKSTSKTAILANNAPYPYPSGDPVTDENSKVMKFTIKHKSETDTSSMPTKLVQYPHADVSKSVRTRYIAMFEYVSSADEPTHLYINGLPYNAPVTETPKIGTSEVWEVINLTEDNHPLHIHLGLFKVLEQTALVETEKFTDCMTEKNDAVKCQISKYARGNKTAVTAHERGWKNVFKMMPGHVTKILVRFSYVHSNESYYSFDATQEPGYVYHCHILDHEDNMMMRPFEMVK from the exons ATGGGGTTTGTGCTTTGTCGGAAAACGATGACCAGAGTGATGTTGCTGCTCATCGTAACAATGACTTGGTTCGTGGCCGGAGACGCAGGAGGCACGAAGCCAGAGGAACGACTGTTCAATATTGAGAAGCTAGAGATGTTCGTGGATAAGCTTCCTCATATTCCCACTCTTCATGGCTTCCACATCGTCAATGGCGTTCTCAAACCCAAATCTCTTCAAATCGGCATGTTCTTCAAGAAATGg AAATTCCACAGAGATTTGCCTGCCACGCCAGTGTTCGCATACGGTGTATCGAAGCACAAGGCAACAGTCCCCGGACCTACAATCGAAGCCGTTTATGGCGTCTCCACCTACGTGACGTGGCGAAATCACCTCCCTTCATCTCACATCCTCCCTTGGGACCCAACAATCTCCCCCGCCATCGCCAAACGTGGCGGCATTCCCACGGTGGTTCACTTACACGGCGGAATCCACGAACCTTCCAGCGACGGTAACGCTGATTCCTGGTTCACCGCCGGTTTTAAAGAAACCGGAACCAAATGGACTAAACCGACGTACCATTACGTCAACAAGCAACAGCCTGGTAACATGTGGTACCACGACCACGCTGCCGGGTTGACCAGAGTCAACCTTCTCGCAGGTTTGTTAGGTGCTTACATTCTCCGACACAGCTCTGTCGAAACGCCTCTGAACTTACCCACTGGTCGCGAGTTTGACCGGCCGTTGATCGTGTTTGACCGGAGTTTCCGCAAAGACGGTTCGATTTACATGAACGCGACCGGGAACAACCCGACGATTCATCCGCAGTGGCAGCCGGAGTATTTCGGCGACGCGATCGTCGTGAACGGGAAAGCTTGGCCGAGACTAACCGTCCGCCGCCGCAAGTACCGGTTCAGAATCATAAACGCTAGTAACGCTAGATTCTTCCGGTTCTTCTTCTCCAACGGTCTCGATTTCATCGTCATCGGTTCGGACTCGGCTTATCTAGCTAAACCGGTTTCGACCAAATCGGTTCTCCTCGCTCCGTCTGAAATCGTGGACGTCGTCGTTGACTTCTCAAAGTCAACGTCGAAGACGGCGATACTAGCCAACAACGCACCTTATCCTTACCCATCGGGAGACCCCGTGACAGACGAGAACAGCAAAGTCATGAAGTTCACAATCAAGCACAAATCAGAAACTGACACGTCATCCATGCCGACAAAGCTGGTCCAATACCCGCACGCTGACGTGTCAAAATCGGTCCGAACGCGTTACATAGCTATGTTCGAGTACGTGTCGAGCGCTGACGAGCCGACACATCTATACATCAACGGCTTGCCTTATAACGCTCCTGTAACGGAAACTCCAAAAATCGGCACGAGCGAGGTGTGGGAAGTGATTAATCTGACGGAAGATAACCATCCGTTACACATTCACTTGGGACTGTTCAAAGTACTGGAGCAAACGGCGTTAGTGGAGACTGAGAAGTTCACGGACTGCATGACGGAGAAAAACGACGCCGTGAAGTGCCAGATCAGCAAGTACGCACGTGGGAATAAGACGGCGGTGACGGCACACGAGCGGGGATGGAAAAACGTGTTCAAGATGATGCCGGGACATGTAACGAAGATCCTCGTTAGGTTCTCTTACGTTCACTCCAACGAGTCTTATTACTCCTTCGACGCCACTCAAGAGCCAGGCTACGTCTACCATTGCCAT ATATTGGATCACGAAGACAATATGATGATGAGACCTTTTGAGATGGTCAAGTGA